A window of Tautonia plasticadhaerens contains these coding sequences:
- a CDS encoding lipoate--protein ligase family protein: MHCRVLPHAAGDGPWNMAVDQWMLERVAGGECAGAMLRTYEWSVPTLSLGYFQSRSEAEADPRWRGAGLVRRATGGGAIWHDRELTYALAVPSSHPMARGAKDLYRAVHAAIAGLLADRGVEVRRRGEQEARVGRDRPLLCFADRDAEDLVVSGSKVLGSAQRRKAGALLQHGSLLLFGSERTPELPGLEGLCPGLGAGPASAWAGPVWGRIAAALGLVEAERGLSAEEREAVLGIAGAVFGDPGWTDRR; encoded by the coding sequence ATGCACTGCCGAGTCCTGCCCCACGCCGCCGGGGACGGGCCGTGGAACATGGCCGTCGACCAGTGGATGCTGGAGCGGGTGGCCGGGGGGGAGTGTGCGGGGGCGATGCTGCGGACCTACGAATGGTCCGTGCCGACGCTCAGCCTCGGCTACTTCCAGTCCCGGTCCGAGGCGGAGGCCGATCCCAGGTGGCGGGGGGCCGGGCTGGTGCGGAGGGCGACCGGCGGGGGGGCAATCTGGCACGACCGGGAATTGACCTACGCCCTGGCCGTGCCGTCGTCCCACCCGATGGCCCGGGGGGCGAAGGACCTGTATCGCGCCGTGCATGCGGCCATCGCCGGGCTGCTGGCGGATCGGGGGGTCGAGGTCCGACGCAGGGGAGAGCAGGAGGCCCGGGTCGGCCGGGACCGGCCGCTCCTGTGCTTCGCCGACCGGGACGCGGAGGACCTGGTGGTGTCCGGCTCCAAGGTGCTCGGCAGCGCCCAGCGGAGGAAGGCCGGGGCCCTGCTGCAGCACGGCTCGTTGCTGCTCTTCGGCTCGGAACGGACCCCCGAGCTGCCCGGCCTGGAGGGGCTGTGCCCGGGGCTGGGGGCCGGCCCGGCCTCGGCGTGGGCCGGCCCGGTCTGGGGCCGGATCGCCGCGGCGCTGGGGCTGGTGGAGGCCGAGCGGGGGCTCTCCGCCGAGGAGCGGGAGGCCGTGCTCGGGATCGCCGGGGCGGTCTTCGGCGACCCCGGCTGGACCGATCGGCGCTGA
- the gcvT gene encoding glycine cleavage system aminomethyltransferase GcvT: MSTAELLKTPLYDWHKAHGGRLVEFGGWSMPVQYSTIVEEHEAVRKRAGLFDIGHMGRLRFDGPDALTWLQRVTTNDVSKLPPGRIQYSLVCNEDGGVIDDVLVYHLTDGDGYGLVCNASNRQRVVEQFEAHRDGADAELADSTLDTCMIAVQGPNALSTVRSVFDGPPLGEQKYYSHTSGLVLGTDASVSRTGYTGEDGFELIVHRDVAEAAWLALLEAGLGRGIRPCGLGARDTLRFEAAMPLYGHELLESTNPYAVGLGMFVKPEKGTFVGRDALIALKDAPGAARIGLKLRGRRIARQGSTVLRDGAPIGTVTSGTFSPTLQQALAMATVSPEAPPIGAELVVDVRGTPEPAEVVELPFYRRPRPS; this comes from the coding sequence ATGTCGACGGCTGAGCTGCTGAAGACCCCCCTGTACGACTGGCACAAGGCGCACGGCGGGAGGCTCGTCGAGTTCGGCGGCTGGTCGATGCCGGTGCAGTACTCGACCATCGTCGAGGAGCACGAGGCGGTCCGCAAGCGCGCCGGGCTGTTCGACATCGGCCACATGGGCCGGCTCCGATTCGACGGCCCCGACGCCCTGACCTGGCTGCAGCGGGTGACGACCAACGACGTCTCGAAGCTCCCCCCGGGGCGGATCCAGTACAGCCTCGTCTGCAACGAGGACGGCGGGGTGATCGACGACGTGCTCGTCTACCACCTGACCGACGGCGACGGCTACGGCCTGGTCTGCAACGCCTCCAACCGCCAGCGGGTCGTGGAGCAGTTCGAGGCCCACCGCGACGGCGCCGACGCCGAGCTGGCCGACTCGACCCTGGACACCTGCATGATCGCCGTGCAGGGGCCCAACGCGCTGTCGACGGTGCGGAGCGTCTTCGACGGCCCCCCGCTGGGCGAGCAGAAGTACTACAGCCACACCTCCGGCCTGGTGCTGGGAACCGACGCCTCGGTCAGCCGGACCGGGTACACCGGCGAGGACGGCTTCGAGCTGATCGTCCACCGGGACGTGGCCGAGGCCGCCTGGCTCGCCCTGCTGGAGGCCGGGCTGGGGCGGGGCATCCGCCCCTGCGGGCTCGGCGCCCGGGACACGCTGCGGTTCGAGGCCGCGATGCCCCTCTACGGCCACGAGCTGCTCGAATCGACCAACCCCTACGCCGTCGGCCTCGGCATGTTCGTGAAGCCGGAGAAGGGGACCTTCGTCGGCCGGGACGCCCTGATCGCCTTGAAGGACGCCCCCGGCGCCGCCCGGATCGGCCTGAAGCTCCGGGGCCGCCGGATCGCCCGCCAGGGGAGCACGGTGCTGAGGGACGGCGCGCCGATCGGCACGGTCACCTCCGGCACCTTCTCGCCGACCTTGCAGCAGGCCCTGGCCATGGCGACCGTCTCCCCCGAGGCCCCGCCGATCGGCGCCGAGCTGGTGGTCGACGTGAGGGGCACCCCCGAGCCGGCCGAGGTCGTCGAGCTGCCCTTCTACCGCCGCCCCCGCCCGTCCTGA
- a CDS encoding zeta toxin family protein: MADPPLLLILGGPNGAGKSTAASALLPDDLPFVNADEIAKTLPGYPSRGADLEAGRLVLIRLDELERMRASFAIETTLAGRSLAPRVERLRGQGYLVRLIFIWVPSPELSVQRVAVRVRSGGHAIPEATIRRRFQAGLRNLFGLYQPIVDRWEVFENATAAGLDIIAGGHAGGRTVVYRPELWRQVVEGGR, from the coding sequence ATGGCCGACCCTCCCCTGCTGCTCATCCTCGGCGGCCCCAACGGCGCCGGGAAGTCGACCGCCGCGTCGGCCCTGCTGCCGGACGACTTGCCGTTCGTCAACGCCGACGAGATCGCGAAGACCCTCCCCGGCTACCCGTCCCGGGGGGCGGATCTCGAGGCGGGCCGACTGGTGTTGATCCGGCTCGACGAGCTGGAGCGGATGCGCGCATCCTTTGCCATCGAGACGACCTTGGCCGGACGATCCCTCGCCCCTCGGGTCGAGCGGCTGAGAGGCCAGGGATACCTCGTCCGGTTGATCTTCATCTGGGTCCCGTCTCCGGAACTCTCGGTGCAGCGCGTCGCGGTGCGGGTTCGCAGCGGAGGACACGCCATCCCGGAGGCGACGATCCGCAGGCGATTCCAGGCCGGCCTCCGGAATCTCTTCGGGCTCTACCAGCCGATCGTCGACCGCTGGGAGGTGTTCGAGAACGCGACCGCTGCCGGGCTGGATATAATCGCGGGAGGACACGCAGGCGGCCGAACTGTCGTCTACCGTCCTGAACTCTGGCGACAGGTCGTCGAAGGAGGTCGATGA
- a CDS encoding AAA family ATPase yields MQQQDDEEPRRHPRGGPDGRGTEATALPDLGPLVARLEAAVVGQRPLLERMVIALLAGGHVLIEGVPGLAKTRAVRALARALDLPFRRIQFTPDLLPADLTGTQVYHPQTGRFDVKHGPIVAGVLLADEINRAPAKVQSALLEAMQEGQVTIGDETIRLPDPFFVLATQNPIEQEGTYPLPEAQLDRFLMKLLVGYPGREAELAMLDLPGVGVAEGAGGIGVGEAFPADPGPLLGPEEVRRLRAITGSIRVAPALKGYIVDLIRATRAPHEYGLDLGPLIELGASPRATLALVRSSQGHALLSGRDYVTPFDVKSVARDVLRHRLLVSYEADAEGLSPDDVLGRILDHIRVP; encoded by the coding sequence ATGCAGCAGCAGGACGACGAGGAGCCCCGGCGCCACCCCCGGGGCGGGCCCGACGGGCGGGGGACCGAGGCGACGGCCCTGCCCGACCTGGGGCCGCTGGTCGCCCGGCTGGAGGCGGCGGTGGTGGGGCAGCGGCCCCTGCTGGAGCGGATGGTCATCGCGCTGCTGGCCGGCGGGCACGTGCTGATCGAGGGGGTGCCGGGCCTGGCCAAGACCAGGGCGGTCCGGGCCCTGGCCCGGGCGCTGGACCTGCCCTTCCGCCGGATCCAGTTCACCCCCGACCTGCTGCCGGCCGACCTGACCGGCACCCAGGTCTACCACCCCCAGACCGGCCGGTTCGACGTGAAGCACGGGCCGATCGTCGCCGGGGTCCTGCTGGCCGACGAGATCAATCGGGCCCCGGCCAAGGTGCAGAGCGCCCTGCTCGAGGCCATGCAGGAGGGCCAGGTCACCATCGGCGACGAGACGATCCGCCTGCCCGACCCGTTCTTCGTGCTGGCCACGCAGAACCCGATCGAGCAGGAGGGGACCTACCCCCTGCCCGAGGCCCAGCTCGACCGCTTCCTGATGAAGCTGCTGGTCGGCTACCCCGGCCGGGAGGCCGAGCTGGCGATGCTCGACCTGCCCGGCGTGGGAGTGGCCGAGGGGGCCGGCGGGATCGGCGTCGGCGAGGCCTTCCCGGCCGACCCGGGGCCGCTGCTCGGCCCGGAGGAGGTGCGCCGGCTGCGGGCGATCACCGGGTCGATCCGGGTGGCCCCGGCCCTGAAGGGGTACATCGTCGACCTGATCCGGGCCACGAGGGCCCCCCACGAGTACGGCCTGGACCTCGGCCCCTTGATCGAGCTGGGGGCCAGCCCCCGGGCCACGCTGGCCCTGGTCCGGTCCAGCCAGGGGCACGCCCTGCTCTCGGGAAGGGACTACGTCACCCCGTTCGACGTGAAGTCGGTCGCCCGGGACGTGCTCCGCCACCGCCTGCTGGTCAGCTACGAGGCCGACGCCGAGGGGCTCTCGCCCGACGACGTGCTGGGGAGGATCCTGGACCACATCCGGGTGCCCTGA
- the gcvPB gene encoding aminomethyl-transferring glycine dehydrogenase subunit GcvPB, with protein MLKKDRPALLFETSRPGRRIAVAPPCDVPGRPIDELIPAEHRADAPPPLPELGELDVVRHYTNLSSFNMAIDANFYPLGSCTMKYNPKRNERLANLPGMAGLHPYQDESTLQGMLQLLCELQDDLGEIAGLPAVSLQPAAGAQGELTALMVAASAFRDRGETRTKVLVPDSAHGTNPASAQLAGFHAVTVKSDARGLVDLDDFKAKLDDEVGVFMITNPNTVGLFDPQIGEIARLLHDRGALLYLDGANMNAILGVVRPGDMGVDLMHYNPHKTFSGPHGGGGPGAGPIAVRGDLAPYLPSPLVGREEDGTYFLDFDRPKAIGRVRAFFGNVGVLVRAYCYIRSQGPDGLKAVAQHAVLNANYLLSLVKDAYPVPMGDRCMHEFVASARSMARDRGVRAMDIGKRLIDYGFHAPTVYFPLIVSEALMIEPTESESRETLEAFASALLAIAGEDPELLHDAPVTTPISRPDEVAAAKKPILRWSPTASGADGQDRNPPVPSAERGTLTVPTY; from the coding sequence ATGTTGAAGAAGGACCGGCCCGCCCTGTTGTTCGAGACGTCCAGGCCCGGCCGTCGGATCGCGGTGGCGCCGCCCTGCGACGTGCCCGGGCGGCCGATCGACGAGCTGATCCCCGCCGAGCACCGGGCCGACGCGCCCCCGCCGCTGCCGGAGCTGGGGGAGCTGGACGTGGTCCGGCACTACACGAACCTCTCGTCGTTCAACATGGCGATCGACGCGAACTTCTACCCGCTCGGCTCCTGCACGATGAAGTACAACCCGAAGCGGAACGAACGGCTGGCGAACCTGCCGGGCATGGCGGGCCTGCACCCCTACCAGGACGAATCGACGCTCCAGGGGATGTTGCAGCTTTTGTGCGAGCTGCAGGACGACCTGGGGGAGATCGCCGGCCTGCCCGCCGTCAGCCTCCAGCCGGCGGCCGGGGCGCAGGGGGAGCTGACGGCGCTGATGGTCGCCGCCTCGGCCTTCCGGGACCGGGGGGAGACCCGGACCAAGGTCCTGGTGCCGGACAGCGCCCACGGCACCAACCCGGCCTCGGCGCAGCTGGCCGGGTTCCACGCCGTGACGGTCAAGAGCGACGCCCGGGGCCTGGTCGACCTGGACGACTTCAAGGCCAAGCTCGACGACGAGGTCGGCGTGTTCATGATCACCAATCCGAACACCGTCGGCCTGTTCGACCCGCAGATCGGCGAGATCGCCCGGCTGCTGCACGACCGGGGGGCCCTGCTGTACCTCGACGGCGCGAACATGAACGCCATCCTCGGCGTGGTCCGGCCGGGGGACATGGGCGTCGACCTGATGCACTACAACCCGCACAAGACCTTCTCCGGCCCCCACGGCGGCGGGGGACCCGGCGCCGGGCCGATCGCCGTGAGGGGCGACCTCGCCCCGTACCTGCCCTCGCCCCTCGTCGGCCGGGAGGAGGACGGGACCTACTTCCTCGACTTCGATCGGCCCAAGGCGATCGGCCGGGTCCGGGCGTTCTTTGGCAATGTGGGCGTGCTGGTTCGTGCTTATTGCTACATTCGATCGCAGGGGCCGGACGGCCTGAAGGCGGTGGCGCAGCACGCGGTCTTGAATGCGAACTACTTGCTGTCCCTGGTCAAGGACGCGTATCCGGTGCCGATGGGCGACCGCTGCATGCACGAGTTCGTCGCCTCGGCGCGGTCGATGGCCCGGGACCGGGGGGTCCGGGCGATGGACATTGGCAAGCGGCTGATCGACTACGGCTTCCACGCCCCCACGGTGTACTTCCCGCTGATCGTCTCCGAGGCGCTGATGATCGAGCCGACCGAGAGCGAGAGCCGGGAGACGCTGGAGGCCTTCGCCTCGGCCCTGCTGGCGATCGCCGGGGAGGACCCCGAGCTGCTGCACGACGCCCCGGTGACCACGCCGATCAGCCGTCCCGACGAGGTGGCCGCGGCCAAGAAGCCGATCCTCCGCTGGTCGCCGACGGCCTCCGGCGCCGACGGCCAGGACCGGAATCCGCCGGTCCCGTCGGCCGAGCGCGGGACGCTGACGGTGCCGACCTACTGA
- the gcvPA gene encoding aminomethyl-transferring glycine dehydrogenase subunit GcvPA, with the protein MAYILNTDDDTRVMLGAIGLESLDQLFDMVPADFRLDRPLDVPPAMTEIELTRHVGALASRNRSIDDRPCFLGGGAYDHFIPAAVDMLASRGEYYTAYTPYQAEASQGTLQAVFEYQTLIAQLTGMDVSNASLYDGGSAVAEGILMALASGDRHGRVVTSGAVHPEYRQVAETFLANLAPELVTVPAKNGRTPVDDLIAAITDDTAAVVLQQPNFFGQLEDVEALVAAAKERGATTIVSVDPIGLGLLKRPGSYGADIVTAEGQTLGNSMLYGGPVLGILACRESYLRRIPGRLVGQTTDRQGRRCFVLTLQTREQHIRREKATSNICTNQGLMALRASIYLALMGPHGLRDVAEQSARKAHYAAETLAAVPGLTPAFEGPFFKEFVVRCEKDPARVLAEVGRRGFHGGIALERWYPELADGILVAVTEKRTKAEIDALADAYRGAIASA; encoded by the coding sequence ATGGCCTACATCCTGAACACGGACGACGACACCCGGGTGATGCTGGGGGCCATCGGCCTGGAGTCGCTGGACCAGCTCTTCGACATGGTCCCGGCCGACTTCCGGCTCGACCGGCCGCTCGACGTGCCCCCGGCGATGACCGAGATCGAGCTGACCCGGCACGTCGGCGCGCTGGCGTCGAGGAACCGGAGCATCGACGACCGCCCCTGCTTCCTCGGCGGCGGGGCGTACGACCACTTCATCCCGGCGGCCGTCGACATGCTCGCCAGCCGGGGCGAGTACTACACCGCCTACACCCCCTACCAGGCCGAGGCCAGCCAGGGGACGCTCCAGGCGGTCTTCGAGTACCAGACGCTCATCGCCCAGCTCACCGGCATGGACGTCTCCAACGCCAGCCTCTACGACGGCGGCTCCGCCGTGGCCGAGGGAATCCTGATGGCCCTGGCCTCCGGCGACCGCCACGGCCGGGTCGTCACCAGCGGCGCGGTCCACCCCGAGTACCGGCAGGTCGCCGAGACGTTCCTCGCCAACTTAGCCCCGGAACTCGTCACCGTCCCGGCGAAGAATGGCCGGACCCCGGTCGACGACCTGATCGCCGCGATCACCGACGACACCGCCGCCGTGGTCCTCCAGCAGCCGAACTTCTTCGGCCAACTGGAGGACGTCGAGGCGCTGGTCGCCGCCGCCAAGGAGCGGGGGGCGACGACGATCGTCAGCGTCGACCCGATCGGCCTGGGCCTGCTGAAGCGTCCCGGCTCGTACGGGGCCGACATCGTGACGGCCGAGGGGCAGACGCTGGGCAACTCCATGCTCTACGGAGGCCCGGTCCTCGGCATCCTCGCCTGCCGGGAGTCGTACCTGAGGCGGATCCCCGGCCGGCTCGTCGGCCAGACGACCGACCGCCAGGGCCGACGCTGCTTCGTGCTCACGCTCCAGACCCGGGAGCAGCACATCCGCCGCGAGAAGGCGACCTCGAACATCTGCACGAATCAGGGGTTGATGGCGCTCCGGGCGAGCATCTACCTGGCCCTGATGGGCCCCCACGGTTTGAGGGACGTGGCCGAGCAGTCGGCGCGGAAGGCCCACTACGCGGCCGAGACGCTGGCCGCCGTCCCTGGCCTGACTCCGGCCTTCGAGGGGCCGTTCTTCAAGGAGTTCGTCGTCCGCTGCGAGAAGGACCCGGCCCGGGTGCTCGCCGAGGTCGGCCGCCGGGGCTTCCACGGCGGCATCGCCCTGGAGAGGTGGTACCCCGAGCTGGCCGACGGCATCCTCGTCGCCGTGACCGAGAAGCGGACGAAGGCCGAGATCGACGCCTTGGCCGACGCCTACCGGGGGGCGATCGCCTCGGCCTGA
- the gcvH gene encoding glycine cleavage system protein GcvH, producing the protein MDPKDLKYAASHEWVKVDGDVATVGISAFAVEQLTDLIMIDLGKAKPGASVSAGDSFGEVESVKSVNDLYAPISGEVIEVNPAVAADVGAIAADPFGSGWIVKLRPSDAEADLAKLMDHAAYQEKIAEDAH; encoded by the coding sequence ATGGACCCCAAGGACCTGAAGTACGCCGCGTCCCACGAGTGGGTGAAGGTGGACGGCGACGTGGCCACGGTGGGCATCTCCGCCTTCGCCGTGGAGCAGCTGACCGACCTGATCATGATCGACCTGGGCAAGGCCAAGCCCGGCGCCTCCGTCTCGGCCGGCGACTCCTTCGGCGAGGTCGAGAGCGTCAAGTCGGTCAACGACCTGTACGCCCCGATCTCCGGGGAGGTGATCGAGGTGAATCCCGCCGTCGCCGCCGACGTCGGCGCCATCGCCGCCGACCCCTTCGGCTCCGGCTGGATCGTCAAGCTCCGCCCCTCGGATGCCGAGGCCGACCTGGCGAAGCTGATGGACCACGCCGCCTACCAGGAGAAGATCGCCGAGGACGCGCACTGA
- a CDS encoding FHA domain-containing protein, producing MKVSLIVVQGKPEGKVIPLATTRFRVGRGEGCHLRPNNEQVSRNHSEVEVLEDSVVVRDLGSRNGTFVNNQRLEPNTDHVLKNKDLIQIGPLTFAVSIQGAPAAAASAPPDKVERALAKGGGIDELSNDEIDSWLVTDQGQAAPPERPSGVYTGDTMTFTSYKEGSKSDHKIPAPPPEAEAEEPEVDEEPEVEEEPEERAPARTAAAESDEGIYDKLDDDGEGEEGMPEELIDESNPFFAAKKQAEEEQPSGSHKKKDDQDSSKAAEDILRKMMERRRATR from the coding sequence ATGAAAGTTTCGCTGATCGTGGTCCAGGGCAAGCCCGAGGGGAAGGTGATCCCGCTGGCCACGACCCGGTTCCGGGTCGGCCGGGGCGAGGGCTGCCACCTGCGGCCGAATAACGAGCAGGTCAGTCGCAACCACTCCGAGGTGGAGGTGCTCGAAGACTCGGTCGTGGTCCGGGACCTGGGCAGCCGCAACGGCACCTTCGTCAACAACCAGCGGCTGGAGCCCAACACCGACCACGTCCTGAAGAACAAGGACCTCATCCAGATCGGGCCGCTGACCTTCGCCGTCTCCATCCAGGGGGCCCCGGCCGCCGCGGCCTCCGCCCCCCCGGACAAGGTCGAGCGTGCCCTGGCCAAGGGCGGCGGCATCGACGAGCTGAGCAACGACGAAATCGACTCCTGGCTGGTGACCGACCAGGGCCAGGCCGCCCCCCCCGAGCGCCCCTCGGGCGTCTACACCGGCGACACGATGACCTTCACCTCCTACAAGGAGGGGAGCAAGTCCGACCACAAGATCCCCGCCCCGCCCCCCGAGGCCGAGGCCGAGGAGCCCGAGGTCGACGAGGAGCCCGAGGTCGAGGAGGAGCCCGAGGAGCGGGCCCCGGCCCGGACCGCCGCCGCCGAGTCCGACGAGGGGATCTACGACAAGCTCGACGACGACGGCGAGGGCGAGGAGGGGATGCCCGAGGAGCTGATCGACGAGTCCAATCCCTTCTTCGCCGCCAAGAAGCAGGCCGAGGAGGAGCAGCCCTCCGGCTCCCACAAGAAGAAGGACGACCAGGACTCCAGCAAGGCGGCCGAGGACATCCTCCGCAAGATGATGGAGCGCCGCCGGGCGACCCGGTGA